The following are encoded in a window of SAR202 cluster bacterium genomic DNA:
- a CDS encoding M1 family metallopeptidase: protein MTTINEYQLSNKIIPTNYNLSLTPDFDTMTFKGKVIIELSLSEPTNQITMNAIELDLISSSISTDSETLSSIDFKYNEDKEQVTVNFDKTINESKASLSVEFTGILNDRLHGFYRSTYEDEKGNKKIMACTQFEPTDARRAFPCWDEPEIKSTFEIVLNVPEDMEAISNMPITKEEVSENSYKKVYFDKTPIMSTYLLAFIIGDLDKCTTIAENNVEINIWATKHNVIHGEFALEVAKDLLEYYNEYFQIDYPLPKLDHLAIPDFAAGAMENWGAITYREVALLFDKNNSAPATKQRIAEIVAHEMAHMWFGDLVTMKWWNDLWLNESFASWMATKAIDHLFPEWNMWTQFIYTDYNSGLSLDGLENSHPIVQAVNNPSEINQLFDAISYSKGASIIRMLETYVGEDKFRDGLRKYMQLYKYSNAEGNNLWECIQEASETEIIPMMASWTKQTGYPVINLTWESDSKLNLNQERFLYSNKTKLPDTWLVPISIVSGKNMDNVNSFILNSTSTTIDAPTDTNNGFMKVNYDTAGFYRVNYPKEHWKNLSELINKQLLKPTDRLSIQSDAYALAKARKISATVFLELIKAYNNEKDFGVWSDLTNNMRSIDLLLRKTKLGKIYRNMCVETLKPIGQKLGWEVSPNEGHLESLLRTTILSSLGSFGDKDTINKSIELLEQFFSNKISLAPELRSIVYNLSAQTGDKSIYNLILDRARKEQLQEEKLRLYASLCRVENDELFNKTLQLSISDEIRTQDTVSLLSLMSVNRNNGAEATWNFIKSNWDLLDERYGSGGFAMMRLVGITGNLLTQSDYDNVEGFFNDHPIESAYRTLQQSLERIDANIAWLEHHIDEIESLLNSR, encoded by the coding sequence ATGACTACCATTAACGAATATCAACTATCCAATAAAATAATACCTACTAATTATAATTTATCTCTAACACCTGATTTTGATACTATGACCTTTAAGGGCAAAGTAATAATAGAACTGTCCTTATCTGAGCCTACCAATCAAATTACGATGAATGCAATTGAATTAGACTTAATAAGTTCTTCTATTTCTACAGACTCAGAAACATTGTCATCCATCGACTTCAAATACAATGAAGACAAAGAACAAGTAACAGTAAATTTTGATAAAACTATCAATGAATCGAAAGCTTCGCTATCGGTCGAATTTACAGGAATTTTGAATGACAGACTGCATGGTTTTTATCGAAGTACATATGAAGATGAAAAGGGAAATAAGAAAATTATGGCGTGTACTCAATTTGAACCAACTGACGCCAGAAGGGCTTTCCCTTGTTGGGATGAACCAGAAATTAAAAGTACATTTGAAATAGTCTTAAATGTTCCAGAAGATATGGAAGCTATTTCCAATATGCCAATAACAAAAGAAGAGGTTTCTGAAAATAGTTACAAGAAAGTATATTTTGATAAAACACCAATTATGTCTACCTATTTACTAGCCTTTATCATTGGCGATCTCGATAAATGCACAACAATAGCTGAAAATAACGTTGAAATTAATATATGGGCAACAAAACATAATGTCATACATGGAGAATTTGCACTTGAAGTAGCTAAAGATTTACTTGAATACTATAACGAATACTTCCAAATTGATTATCCTTTACCAAAACTCGACCACTTAGCGATTCCTGATTTTGCAGCAGGAGCTATGGAAAATTGGGGTGCAATTACTTATAGAGAGGTAGCATTACTTTTTGATAAAAATAACTCTGCACCAGCAACAAAACAACGAATAGCTGAAATTGTAGCACACGAAATGGCACATATGTGGTTTGGTGACTTAGTGACTATGAAATGGTGGAATGATTTATGGCTCAATGAAAGCTTTGCATCCTGGATGGCCACAAAAGCAATCGATCATTTATTTCCTGAATGGAATATGTGGACACAATTTATCTATACAGATTATAACTCCGGCTTATCCTTAGATGGCCTTGAAAATTCACACCCAATTGTTCAAGCAGTCAATAATCCTTCAGAAATAAACCAATTATTCGATGCAATAAGCTACAGCAAAGGCGCCTCAATAATACGTATGCTTGAAACTTACGTAGGTGAAGACAAGTTTCGAGATGGTTTAAGAAAATATATGCAACTATATAAATACTCTAATGCTGAAGGTAACAATTTATGGGAGTGTATCCAAGAAGCTTCAGAAACAGAAATTATACCAATGATGGCAAGTTGGACAAAACAAACTGGATATCCAGTCATAAATCTTACATGGGAATCAGATTCTAAATTGAATTTAAATCAAGAACGATTTCTCTATTCAAATAAAACCAAATTACCAGATACATGGTTAGTACCAATATCAATTGTAAGTGGTAAAAATATGGATAACGTAAACTCTTTTATACTTAATTCAACTTCAACTACCATTGATGCCCCAACTGATACAAACAATGGTTTCATGAAAGTTAACTATGACACTGCTGGTTTCTATAGAGTTAATTATCCTAAGGAACACTGGAAAAACTTGTCAGAATTGATAAATAAACAGCTATTAAAACCAACAGATCGATTATCAATACAATCTGATGCTTATGCATTAGCAAAAGCACGCAAAATTAGTGCTACGGTCTTTTTAGAATTAATTAAAGCCTATAACAATGAAAAAGATTTTGGAGTTTGGAGCGATTTAACTAATAACATGCGATCCATAGATTTACTTCTGAGAAAAACAAAATTGGGGAAGATCTATAGAAATATGTGTGTCGAAACCCTAAAACCAATCGGGCAAAAACTCGGATGGGAAGTAAGCCCAAATGAAGGTCATTTAGAATCTTTATTACGTACCACTATTCTCTCTTCACTTGGAAGTTTTGGAGACAAAGATACCATTAACAAATCAATCGAATTATTAGAGCAATTTTTTTCTAACAAAATTTCTTTGGCACCTGAGCTACGTTCTATTGTATACAATTTATCTGCACAAACCGGAGATAAAAGTATTTATAACCTAATACTAGATAGAGCGAGAAAAGAACAGCTACAAGAAGAAAAACTACGATTGTATGCCTCTCTATGTAGAGTTGAAAATGATGAGTTATTCAATAAAACATTGCAACTAAGTATCAGTGATGAAATTCGTACACAAGATACTGTCTCTTTGTTATCACTAATGTCAGTTAATAGAAATAACGGTGCAGAAGCTACATGGAACTTTATCAAATCAAACTGGGATCTACTAGACGAACGATATGGGTCTGGTGGATTTGCTATGATGCGACTTGTCGGAATTACCGGAAACTTACTTACACAATCAGATTATGATAATGTTGAAGGATTTTTTAATGATCACCCTATTGAATCAGCGTATAGAACTCTTCAACAGTCTTTAGAGAGAATAGATGCAAATATAGCTTGGCTTGAACACCATATTGATGAAATTGAGTCATTGTTAAATTCTAGATAA
- a CDS encoding ABC transporter substrate-binding protein — translation MSHKSWLTPRLLLGTVVAISMIVAVACGGDDEEETTSTAAESTASTSSSTSTASTSSSSSTSSSTASTASSSETATAKPEATTEAAPAPKPSVQPKSGGRVISTGSRDPVSFDVHNATSSVFVQHNAKMYSSLVWSPDAGVIAPDAAKEWTISDDGKTWTFTLHDNVKYHSNINGIAGPRDGTTMTGKDVEYSMEKIMGLVDGVVSARSGWMKEFVDIDRDDLGMSSDGQQVSFHLVQPFAGLIDILAIGFSGIMPDGTTREMLNERSYGSGPYKLKSFERGSTWIYEKDPDYFRAGLPYLDEWEIQLIRSSEVAQSAFLTRQVEVSRTMPSPDNNDLYNKAKAEGKIDWIGFTTTCRPQGVNMNATKPPFDNDNLRRAVNLAVDRWGYAEVVHFGEDRWTPTVYLDETTWGRPPSEVAKMEGWAKGDAKAAEIEQAKQLVAQEFPDGLSLTMLVRDTSAYARQGEYVAGELAKIGIDVTIDLMQASQLFPLAQNLNYEIWSYYFCQTTNTPEEMFGSYFLTGGSRNWLGYSSEVVDAKYLELAASPDSATRKARGLELEDIILADLPSAPLGVQNGRSSYYTEIQNITVPLGQQYMWPKREHVWRTDV, via the coding sequence ATGTCACATAAGTCTTGGCTTACGCCTAGATTGTTGCTTGGCACAGTTGTTGCTATCTCTATGATAGTAGCTGTAGCTTGTGGTGGTGACGACGAAGAAGAAACAACTTCTACGGCAGCCGAAAGCACAGCTTCTACATCTAGTAGTACCAGTACCGCTTCAACAAGTAGCAGTAGTTCTACTAGTAGTTCTACAGCTTCTACAGCAAGCAGTTCTGAAACCGCAACAGCAAAACCAGAAGCAACCACAGAAGCTGCTCCTGCCCCTAAACCTAGTGTTCAACCTAAGTCAGGTGGTAGAGTAATTTCAACAGGTTCTAGAGACCCTGTCAGTTTCGACGTCCATAACGCCACATCTTCTGTATTCGTTCAGCATAACGCTAAAATGTACAGCAGTTTGGTATGGAGTCCAGACGCAGGTGTTATCGCACCTGACGCAGCTAAAGAGTGGACCATCAGTGATGATGGTAAAACTTGGACTTTCACATTACATGATAATGTAAAGTATCATTCCAATATTAACGGTATAGCCGGACCTAGAGACGGTACTACAATGACTGGTAAAGACGTTGAGTACAGCATGGAAAAAATCATGGGTCTCGTTGATGGTGTGGTATCAGCACGTTCAGGTTGGATGAAAGAGTTCGTTGATATTGATCGTGATGACTTGGGTATGAGTTCAGATGGACAACAAGTAAGTTTCCATCTCGTTCAACCATTCGCTGGTCTTATTGATATTCTCGCAATTGGATTCTCAGGTATTATGCCTGACGGTACAACAAGAGAAATGTTAAACGAACGATCCTATGGTTCAGGACCTTATAAGCTCAAGAGCTTTGAAAGAGGTTCCACATGGATTTATGAAAAAGATCCTGACTACTTCAGAGCTGGTCTCCCATACTTAGATGAATGGGAAATTCAGTTGATTCGATCATCTGAAGTTGCTCAGTCAGCTTTCTTAACCAGACAGGTTGAAGTCAGCCGAACTATGCCTTCACCAGACAATAATGATCTGTATAACAAGGCAAAAGCTGAGGGTAAGATCGACTGGATTGGTTTCACAACCACTTGTCGACCACAAGGTGTCAATATGAATGCTACTAAGCCTCCATTTGACAACGATAACCTCAGAAGAGCTGTTAACTTGGCAGTCGACCGTTGGGGTTATGCTGAAGTTGTTCACTTTGGTGAAGACCGATGGACACCAACAGTTTATCTTGATGAAACTACCTGGGGACGACCTCCAAGTGAAGTTGCAAAGATGGAAGGTTGGGCTAAAGGCGACGCTAAAGCAGCTGAGATAGAACAAGCTAAGCAACTTGTTGCCCAAGAGTTCCCTGATGGATTATCCCTCACTATGTTAGTAAGAGATACTTCAGCATATGCTCGACAGGGTGAATACGTAGCTGGTGAATTAGCTAAGATCGGTATCGATGTTACTATTGACTTGATGCAAGCATCTCAGTTATTCCCATTAGCTCAAAACTTGAACTATGAGATTTGGTCATACTACTTCTGCCAGACAACCAATACTCCAGAAGAAATGTTCGGAAGTTACTTCCTAACAGGTGGTTCAAGAAACTGGCTCGGATACAGCAGTGAAGTTGTTGACGCTAAATATCTCGAACTCGCAGCATCTCCAGATTCTGCAACTCGAAAAGCTCGAGGACTTGAACTGGAAGATATTATTCTCGCTGACCTGCCATCTGCTCCTCTCGGAGTACAAAATGGACGAAGCTCATACTATACTGAAATCCAGAACATTACCGTTCCTTTAGGACAACAGTATATGTGGCCTAAGAGAGAACATGTTTGGAGAACTGACGTTTAA
- a CDS encoding 2-dehydropantoate 2-reductase yields the protein MKIAIYGAGAIGALLGAKLHLSGEDVTLIARGPHLQAMQKSGVTVIESGETYISHPSLAENPKDIGPVDYLFITVKTNGLEAIAENIPYLCDENTAVVTAQNGIPWWYFYGLDTKFKNTKLNSLDPKNIIESNIENKSIIGCIVYPSAIISEPGVVTHLEGDRFSLGEPDGSISERCKTLSTALIKAGFKSPVRPNLRNEIWVKLMGNIAMNPISMITKGSLKDITENEITKDFARNVMLEAESVATALGVKMQVSVDQRLEGAKSVGEHKTSMLQDYEQGRPIELESIIGSVVELADILHIKVPNIKTLYGISKMLAIKSGIYK from the coding sequence ATGAAGATTGCTATATATGGAGCTGGCGCTATAGGTGCCTTATTAGGAGCTAAACTTCATCTTAGTGGTGAAGATGTGACATTAATTGCTAGAGGCCCTCATTTACAAGCAATGCAAAAATCTGGTGTAACGGTTATTGAATCTGGAGAAACGTATATTTCACATCCTTCATTAGCTGAAAATCCTAAGGATATTGGACCTGTTGATTATCTTTTTATTACTGTTAAAACCAATGGACTGGAAGCAATTGCGGAAAATATACCCTATCTCTGTGATGAAAATACTGCTGTAGTAACTGCGCAAAATGGTATTCCGTGGTGGTATTTTTATGGTTTAGATACTAAATTTAAAAATACGAAACTTAATTCCTTGGATCCAAAAAATATTATTGAATCAAATATAGAAAATAAGAGCATAATAGGATGTATTGTATATCCTTCAGCAATTATTTCTGAGCCAGGTGTTGTAACACACCTTGAAGGGGATAGATTTTCTTTAGGTGAACCTGACGGGAGTATTTCTGAAAGATGCAAAACCCTTTCAACAGCATTAATTAAAGCAGGATTTAAAAGTCCAGTTAGACCCAATTTACGGAACGAAATATGGGTTAAATTAATGGGAAATATTGCAATGAATCCTATCAGCATGATTACAAAAGGTAGTTTGAAAGATATTACAGAGAATGAGATAACGAAAGATTTTGCTCGAAATGTCATGCTTGAAGCAGAATCTGTGGCAACAGCGTTAGGCGTTAAAATGCAAGTTAGTGTAGATCAGAGATTAGAAGGCGCTAAAAGTGTAGGCGAGCATAAAACATCAATGTTACAAGATTACGAACAAGGTCGACCAATTGAATTAGAAAGTATTATTGGTTCGGTTGTAGAACTTGCAGATATTTTACATATAAAGGTTCCCAATATAAAAACTCTATACGGAATTTCAAAAATGCTTGCCATAAAGTCTGGAATTTATAAGTAA
- a CDS encoding response regulator transcription factor gives MKVIIVDGHSEDPEEISTCIKTRWPEAIVTLTTAQDDTIRLIKNTLPDLVIIDLAPKEENGFYLCKEIRYFSEVPIIMLSNNSDDRSVVKGLEWGADDWIIKPFSYIQFLARIQAVIRRSRTLPLSQNDTPFETKDLTVEFESKEVKVRGKQAKLTYIEYNILFHLIKNLGRPLSSEQLLDKVWGQQYLDTKYLPKIHIQHLRQKIERDPTKPKIIVTERGQGYKLVISR, from the coding sequence ATGAAAGTAATAATCGTAGATGGGCATTCAGAAGACCCAGAAGAAATATCTACATGCATTAAAACTAGATGGCCTGAGGCTATAGTTACTTTAACTACTGCCCAAGATGATACAATTAGACTTATTAAAAACACATTACCTGATCTCGTAATTATTGATCTTGCACCAAAAGAAGAAAATGGCTTTTACTTATGTAAAGAAATTAGATACTTTTCAGAAGTTCCAATTATCATGCTTTCTAATAATAGCGATGATAGAAGTGTTGTAAAAGGACTCGAATGGGGAGCAGATGATTGGATTATTAAACCGTTCAGTTATATACAATTTTTGGCTAGAATTCAAGCAGTTATAAGAAGAAGTCGAACACTTCCATTATCTCAAAATGATACCCCTTTTGAAACAAAAGATTTAACAGTCGAATTTGAATCAAAAGAAGTGAAAGTTCGAGGAAAACAAGCAAAATTAACCTATATTGAATATAATATCCTTTTCCACTTGATTAAAAATCTTGGACGCCCTTTATCTAGTGAACAACTCTTAGATAAAGTATGGGGTCAACAATACTTAGATACAAAATACTTACCTAAAATACATATTCAACACCTCAGACAAAAAATAGAGCGAGACCCAACAAAACCAAAAATTATAGTCACCGAAAGAGGCCAAGGCTATAAATTAGTAATATCACGATAG
- a CDS encoding AMP-binding protein — protein sequence MDVIANAKQDNIALKTPEGIVLTYANILNQINRINNQLQNVGVAPGDRVAMILPNAIETVICFISAASVGTAAPLNPGYKRDELEFYLDDTDAKVVIVPEDFDHSNLDFLSSDVKVATVLVTDQGEVSLKDIDDTSSSGNYASSDDVALVLHTSGTTSRPKRVPLKHSNLLSSISNIADTYNLNNSDVSLCVMPLFHVHGLVASLLSTLATSGTVVIPSGFNPLRMNQWITDFNVTWYTAVPTMHQTFVNRIKSQNKGEDAQINSELRFIRSCSSSLAPILMDDLESIFQVPVLEAYGMTEASHQMSSNPLPPSDRLPGSVGTPTGIEIAIMDEEGNLLENHELGEVVIKGKNVIDAYEDNPEANSTAFTNGWFRTGDQGVIDDNGYLSLTGRLKELINRSGEKISPREIDEALMDHPKVAEAVAFGAPSAVHGEEPSAAVVVSGEVTEQELISFVREKLANFKCPRRIYIVESIPRTATGKIQRRLVAEELASS from the coding sequence ATGGATGTGATTGCCAATGCTAAACAAGACAACATAGCCCTTAAAACTCCAGAAGGTATTGTTTTAACTTATGCTAATATTTTAAACCAAATTAATAGAATAAATAATCAGTTGCAAAATGTTGGCGTGGCTCCTGGTGATCGTGTAGCAATGATTTTACCTAATGCTATAGAAACAGTTATATGCTTTATTTCTGCTGCATCAGTAGGCACTGCTGCGCCTTTAAATCCCGGATATAAGCGTGATGAATTAGAATTTTATTTAGATGATACAGACGCTAAAGTCGTGATTGTTCCTGAAGATTTTGATCATTCTAATTTAGATTTTTTAAGTAGTGATGTAAAAGTAGCAACAGTGCTTGTAACAGATCAAGGAGAAGTATCTTTAAAAGATATAGATGACACGTCTTCCTCTGGTAATTATGCTTCTTCAGATGATGTTGCGTTGGTTTTGCATACTAGTGGAACTACAAGCAGACCCAAAAGAGTTCCATTAAAACATAGTAATTTATTATCATCAATTTCAAATATAGCTGATACATATAATTTAAATAACAGTGACGTTTCATTATGCGTTATGCCTTTATTTCACGTACATGGTTTAGTCGCGTCATTACTTTCAACATTAGCTACAAGCGGTACAGTTGTAATACCTTCGGGATTTAATCCTTTAAGAATGAATCAATGGATTACTGATTTTAATGTTACATGGTATACAGCAGTTCCAACCATGCATCAAACTTTTGTTAATAGAATTAAGAGTCAAAACAAAGGAGAAGACGCTCAAATAAATTCTGAATTGCGATTTATCAGATCATGTAGTTCTTCCTTAGCCCCAATATTAATGGACGACTTGGAATCTATTTTTCAGGTACCTGTATTAGAGGCATATGGAATGACTGAAGCATCTCATCAAATGTCATCAAATCCATTACCTCCAAGCGATAGACTTCCTGGCTCAGTAGGTACTCCTACTGGTATAGAAATTGCCATAATGGATGAAGAAGGTAACTTACTCGAGAATCATGAGCTTGGCGAAGTTGTAATTAAAGGTAAAAATGTAATTGATGCATATGAAGATAATCCTGAAGCTAATAGCACCGCTTTTACTAATGGATGGTTTAGGACTGGTGATCAGGGAGTGATAGATGATAATGGTTATTTAAGTCTAACTGGGAGATTAAAGGAATTAATAAATAGAAGTGGCGAAAAAATTTCACCAAGAGAAATTGATGAAGCGTTAATGGATCATCCTAAAGTTGCCGAGGCAGTAGCATTTGGTGCTCCTAGTGCTGTTCATGGAGAAGAGCCTTCAGCAGCAGTTGTAGTAAGTGGGGAAGTTACAGAACAAGAATTAATTTCTTTTGTTCGTGAAAAGTTAGCTAATTTTAAATGTCCTCGAAGAATATATATCGTTGAATCAATCCCACGAACAGCAACAGGTAAAATTCAACGTCGTTTGGTAGCAGAAGAATTAGCGTCATCGTAA
- a CDS encoding peptidylprolyl isomerase: protein MSPEKLGQNPQTADTVLVHYTGTLENGEQFDSSIDREPLEFVIGTEQVIKGFEEGVKSLVIGETKTIRLEPEDAYGEWTEALLIKTPAEPLPPGMGVGAKLQLQNGQIVVIYEITDEHITLDANHELAGKVLIFELTLVDINP, encoded by the coding sequence ATGAGTCCAGAAAAATTAGGTCAAAATCCACAAACAGCTGATACAGTCCTTGTTCATTACACCGGAACATTAGAAAACGGTGAACAATTTGATTCTTCTATTGACAGAGAACCTTTAGAATTTGTCATAGGAACAGAACAGGTTATCAAAGGATTTGAGGAAGGCGTTAAATCTCTTGTTATAGGAGAAACAAAAACTATACGCTTAGAACCAGAGGATGCCTACGGTGAATGGACGGAAGCTCTATTAATCAAAACTCCTGCAGAACCGTTACCTCCAGGTATGGGAGTAGGTGCAAAACTACAATTACAAAATGGACAAATTGTAGTAATTTATGAAATAACTGATGAGCATATTACTTTAGATGCAAATCATGAACTTGCTGGTAAAGTGCTAATTTTCGAATTAACACTTGTAGATATAAATCCTTAA
- a CDS encoding tartrate dehydrogenase has protein sequence MNTYSIAVIPGDGIGSEVINEGIKVLKLLEEQEEINFHFDYFDWGSDYYRQNGLMMPENGLESLKNFDAIYFGAVGDPEIPDHITLNGLLIPMRKGLDQYVCLRPNILFPGVVSPLVNPNVDLVVVRENTEGEYASVGGNFKPDTEDEVAIQTAIFTRKGTERIIRYAFEVAISRSKTPKLTSVTKSNAQRYGMVFWDKVFQEVASEYPNVETESLLVDAACMDLIRRPSEFDVIVGSNLFGDILSDIAAVITGSMGLAPSANINPEKQFPSLFEPVHGSAPDIVGKNISNPIAAVLSAGMMLRHLGESELDEKIIRSVYQLIEDKKVLTPDLGGTASTQQLGDELVSILSRI, from the coding sequence ATGAATACTTATTCAATTGCAGTCATTCCTGGGGACGGTATAGGTTCTGAAGTTATTAATGAAGGAATCAAGGTTCTTAAATTATTAGAAGAACAGGAAGAGATCAATTTTCATTTCGATTATTTTGATTGGGGTTCCGACTATTATCGTCAAAATGGATTAATGATGCCAGAAAATGGCTTAGAATCATTAAAGAATTTCGATGCAATATATTTTGGTGCAGTGGGTGACCCTGAAATTCCAGATCATATCACATTGAATGGTTTATTAATACCTATGAGAAAAGGTTTAGATCAATACGTATGTCTTAGACCAAATATTTTGTTCCCAGGTGTTGTCTCGCCACTTGTAAACCCCAACGTCGATTTAGTCGTGGTAAGAGAAAATACTGAAGGAGAATATGCCTCAGTGGGAGGGAATTTTAAACCAGATACTGAGGATGAAGTTGCAATCCAAACTGCAATCTTTACCAGAAAAGGAACTGAACGAATAATTAGATATGCTTTCGAGGTTGCAATTTCAAGATCTAAAACACCTAAGTTAACTTCTGTGACTAAATCTAATGCACAAAGATATGGTATGGTTTTTTGGGATAAGGTATTTCAAGAAGTTGCATCTGAATATCCAAATGTTGAAACAGAATCGTTGTTGGTTGATGCCGCATGTATGGATTTGATACGTAGACCATCAGAGTTTGATGTAATTGTTGGTAGTAATTTATTTGGGGATATTTTATCCGATATAGCTGCTGTAATTACTGGTAGTATGGGTTTAGCTCCTAGTGCAAATATTAACCCAGAAAAACAGTTTCCTTCCCTATTTGAACCAGTACACGGAAGTGCACCTGATATTGTGGGTAAAAATATATCAAATCCTATAGCTGCTGTATTATCTGCAGGTATGATGCTTAGGCATTTAGGTGAATCAGAATTAGATGAAAAAATAATTAGATCAGTATACCAGCTCATTGAAGATAAAAAAGTGCTAACTCCTGATCTTGGAGGAACAGCATCTACACAACAATTAGGTGATGAATTAGTTTCAATTTTATCTAGAATTTAA